The following proteins are encoded in a genomic region of Anaerobaca lacustris:
- a CDS encoding type II toxin-antitoxin system VapC family toxin: MKQKVYIETSVVSYLSGRLSRDIVIVGRQEITRGIWPLLIERFDCYISALVREEVERGDPDAAGSRLAALAGMTALAISDEARDLAKAMIRNRLMPPRFAEDALHIAIAAVNGMDYVLTWNFRHINNVQIKVKIESFLESYGYEPPLVCSPEELFGEWP, translated from the coding sequence ATGAAGCAGAAAGTCTACATCGAGACCAGCGTGGTCAGTTACCTGTCGGGACGGCTCTCTCGCGATATCGTCATCGTGGGCCGGCAGGAGATCACGCGTGGAATCTGGCCTCTCCTGATAGAGCGGTTTGACTGCTACATCTCCGCCTTGGTGCGAGAAGAGGTCGAACGCGGTGATCCCGATGCGGCGGGCAGCCGACTCGCTGCTCTGGCGGGTATGACGGCCCTGGCTATCTCGGACGAGGCCCGCGACTTGGCCAAGGCGATGATCCGAAACAGGCTGATGCCGCCCCGATTCGCGGAGGACGCGTTGCACATCGCCATCGCGGCTGTGAACGGCATGGACTACGTCCTGACGTGGAACTTCCGGCACATCAACAACGTACAGATCAAAGTGAAGATCGAGAGTTTCCTTGAGAGCTATGGGTACGAGCCGCCTTTGGTGTGCTCGCCCGAGGAATTGTTCGGAGAATGGCCATGA
- a CDS encoding glycoside hydrolase family 130 protein: protein MRKPIVTRYPGNPILTKDDVPYPVETVHNAGVARHDGRYIMLFRSHLDTGRSIIGIAESDDGFAFRVRPEPFLTPGTEPPSAEYEAFGVEDPRITFLEGAYYITYSAYSKHGVRIALARTTDFESVERISLITQADYRNTVLFPERIGGRYVRLDRPHSEISPWSIWISYSPDLVHWGDSQVVMKPVTYHWDEMKIGPGAPPIKTSRGWLNIYHGVFPTMDGCVYRLGVALHDLADPAKVLAVGDRWILAPENPWELVGYVHNVVFTCAAVPEDDGTLKLYWGGADTCLCAGTAVIEDLVDFCLAAPRPPM from the coding sequence ATGAGAAAGCCGATTGTCACGCGCTATCCGGGCAATCCGATCCTGACCAAAGACGACGTTCCGTATCCGGTCGAGACGGTGCACAACGCTGGCGTCGCCCGGCACGACGGCCGCTACATCATGCTGTTCCGCTCGCACCTCGACACGGGCCGCTCGATCATCGGCATCGCCGAGAGCGACGACGGCTTTGCCTTCCGCGTCCGGCCCGAGCCGTTCCTGACGCCGGGGACCGAGCCGCCGTCTGCCGAGTACGAGGCGTTCGGCGTCGAGGACCCGCGCATCACTTTTCTGGAAGGCGCGTACTACATCACCTATAGCGCCTACTCGAAGCACGGCGTCCGCATCGCCCTGGCCCGCACGACCGACTTCGAATCCGTCGAGCGCATCAGTCTGATCACCCAGGCGGACTATCGCAACACGGTGCTCTTCCCCGAACGAATCGGCGGCCGCTACGTGCGGCTCGACCGCCCACACTCGGAGATCAGCCCGTGGTCGATCTGGATCAGCTACTCGCCGGACCTGGTCCACTGGGGCGATTCGCAGGTCGTGATGAAGCCGGTGACGTACCACTGGGACGAGATGAAGATCGGCCCCGGGGCCCCGCCGATCAAGACCAGCCGAGGCTGGCTGAACATCTATCACGGCGTCTTCCCCACCATGGACGGCTGCGTCTACCGCCTCGGCGTCGCCCTGCACGACCTGGCCGACCCCGCCAAGGTCCTCGCCGTCGGCGACCGCTGGATCCTGGCGCCCGAGAACCCGTGGGAACTCGTCGGCTACGTCCACAACGTCGTCTTCACCTGCGCCGCGGTCCCTGAAGACGACGGCACGCTCAAACTCTACTGGGGCGGCGCCGACACTTGTCTGTGCGCCGGCACTGCCGTCATCGAAGACCTCGTCGACTTCTGCCTGGCCGCCCCCCGCCCGCCGATGTAA
- a CDS encoding glycosyltransferase family 4 protein, which yields MDIRDKRIAILAPVAWRTPPRAYGAWETVASNVTEGLVARGFRNVTLFATKDSVTKARLVGFVERGYEEDKTQVPPVSTCLHISKALERADEFDLIHSHFDYLPLTYARLIRTPMLTTIHGFSEPDILRVYREYKDTHYVSISDADRDPELPYVATVYNGIDLSNLTFRQQPGEALVFLGRIHPDKGLHLAIETAKKADMPLLVAGIVQDRAYFDHCARHFDGTRIRYVGPVDPVQRDELLKEARALLHLNTIPERFGLVMAEAMAAGVPVVAMDLGSCREVIEDGRTGYLVHNVEEAVEAVRRIDRIDRRQCRQRVEANFTIDRMAARYEDVYAEIFRREAEKH from the coding sequence ATGGACATCCGCGACAAACGCATCGCGATTCTGGCGCCGGTGGCCTGGCGCACGCCGCCTCGGGCGTACGGGGCGTGGGAGACCGTCGCGAGCAACGTCACCGAGGGGCTCGTCGCCCGGGGCTTTCGCAACGTCACGCTGTTCGCCACGAAGGACTCGGTGACCAAAGCCCGCCTGGTCGGCTTCGTCGAACGCGGCTACGAAGAGGACAAGACCCAGGTCCCGCCCGTCTCGACCTGCCTGCACATCTCCAAGGCGTTGGAGAGGGCCGATGAGTTCGACCTGATCCACAGCCACTTCGACTACCTGCCGCTGACCTACGCCCGGCTCATCCGAACGCCCATGCTCACGACGATCCACGGCTTCAGCGAGCCGGACATCCTCCGCGTCTACCGTGAGTACAAAGACACCCATTACGTCTCGATCAGCGACGCCGACCGCGACCCGGAGCTGCCCTACGTCGCGACGGTCTACAACGGCATCGACCTGTCGAACCTGACGTTCCGCCAGCAACCGGGCGAGGCGCTCGTCTTTCTCGGCCGCATCCACCCCGACAAGGGCCTGCACCTGGCGATCGAGACGGCCAAGAAGGCCGACATGCCGCTGCTGGTTGCCGGCATCGTGCAGGACCGGGCCTATTTCGATCACTGCGCCCGGCACTTCGATGGCACGCGCATCCGCTACGTCGGCCCGGTCGATCCCGTCCAGCGGGACGAGCTTCTCAAAGAGGCCCGTGCCCTGCTGCACCTGAACACAATTCCCGAGCGGTTCGGGCTGGTGATGGCCGAGGCCATGGCCGCCGGCGTCCCCGTCGTCGCGATGGACCTCGGCTCCTGCCGCGAGGTGATCGAAGACGGACGGACCGGCTATCTCGTCCACAACGTCGAAGAGGCCGTCGAGGCCGTCCGCCGCATCGACCGCATCGACCGCCGGCAATGCCGACAACGCGTCGAAGCCAATTTTACCATCGACCGCATGGCCGCCCGCTACGAAGACGTCTATGCCGAGATCTTCCGCCGCGAAGCGGAGAAACATTGA
- a CDS encoding nucleotide sugar dehydrogenase produces MSQHSASPTGETFELPTPDQYAGELRRIEALADAARAEGKEVVVVMGVGFVGAVMAAIIADTTDKQTGRPSKFVIGCQRPSSRSYWKIPLLNRGQSPVKAEDPEVDPMIARCVLDKKTLVATYNPDCLKLADCVVVDVQCDYTKHDLGNMRTGEAEMSALEATMRTIGEKIGPQCLVLIETTVAPGTTEFVAWPIMKKAFAVRGLAAEPLLAHSFERVMPGRHYVSSIRDFWRVCSGCNAEARSRVEKFLREVLNTEEFPLTVMDRPIESETTKIVENSYRATTLAFLNEWSLFAERNGVDLIKVINAIRMRPTHNNMIFPGPGIGGYCLPKDGGLGYWAYKHILGFEDGDEIFKLTPTAIDINDTRGLHVAQLTRDALRNMGRYIAGAEVLICGASYRQDVGDTRYSGSEMVARKLAEMGAEIRVHDPYVDHWYELESQDTYPAPGHSWSRFFRNQEHLTNTVVQKDVSKAIAGAEVLILAVPHEPYLALEPDDVVAWAGEPLAVIDCFGILSDVKIRRYFELGCEVKALGRGHIQRIKKEVKASQ; encoded by the coding sequence ATGAGCCAGCATTCCGCAAGCCCGACCGGCGAGACGTTCGAACTGCCCACACCCGACCAGTACGCCGGCGAACTGCGGCGGATCGAGGCCCTAGCCGACGCCGCCCGGGCCGAGGGCAAGGAGGTCGTCGTCGTCATGGGCGTCGGCTTCGTCGGCGCGGTCATGGCCGCCATCATCGCCGACACCACCGACAAGCAAACCGGCCGGCCCAGCAAGTTCGTCATCGGCTGCCAGCGACCCAGCTCGCGGAGCTACTGGAAAATCCCTCTGCTCAATCGCGGCCAGTCCCCCGTCAAGGCCGAGGACCCCGAGGTCGATCCGATGATCGCCCGCTGCGTGCTCGACAAGAAGACTCTCGTCGCGACCTACAACCCCGACTGCCTCAAGCTCGCCGACTGCGTCGTCGTGGACGTCCAGTGCGACTACACCAAGCACGACCTGGGCAACATGCGCACGGGCGAGGCCGAGATGAGCGCCCTGGAGGCGACCATGCGGACCATCGGCGAGAAGATCGGCCCGCAGTGCCTCGTACTGATCGAGACCACTGTCGCGCCGGGCACGACCGAGTTCGTCGCCTGGCCGATCATGAAGAAGGCCTTCGCCGTCCGAGGGCTTGCCGCCGAGCCGCTGCTGGCGCACAGCTTCGAACGCGTCATGCCGGGACGACACTACGTCTCGTCAATCCGCGACTTCTGGCGGGTCTGCTCGGGCTGCAACGCCGAGGCGCGAAGCCGCGTCGAGAAGTTCCTCCGCGAGGTCCTCAACACCGAAGAGTTTCCGCTGACCGTCATGGACCGGCCCATCGAGTCGGAGACCACCAAGATCGTGGAGAACTCCTACCGCGCCACAACCCTGGCGTTCCTGAACGAGTGGAGCCTGTTCGCCGAGCGCAACGGCGTGGACCTCATCAAGGTCATCAACGCCATCCGGATGCGTCCGACGCACAACAACATGATCTTCCCCGGCCCCGGCATCGGCGGCTACTGCCTGCCCAAGGACGGCGGCCTGGGCTACTGGGCCTACAAACACATCCTCGGCTTCGAGGACGGCGACGAGATCTTCAAGCTCACCCCCACCGCGATCGACATCAACGACACACGCGGCCTGCACGTGGCGCAACTGACCCGCGACGCCCTGCGGAACATGGGCCGCTACATCGCTGGCGCCGAGGTCCTGATCTGCGGCGCCAGCTACCGCCAGGACGTCGGCGACACGCGCTACAGCGGCAGCGAGATGGTCGCCCGCAAGCTCGCCGAGATGGGCGCCGAGATCCGCGTCCACGATCCCTACGTCGACCACTGGTACGAGCTCGAATCACAGGACACCTACCCCGCCCCGGGCCACTCGTGGTCGCGCTTCTTCCGCAACCAGGAGCACCTGACGAACACCGTCGTGCAGAAGGACGTCTCCAAGGCCATCGCCGGGGCCGAGGTGCTGATCCTGGCCGTCCCGCACGAGCCCTATCTCGCGCTCGAACCCGACGACGTGGTCGCCTGGGCGGGCGAGCCGCTGGCGGTGATCGACTGCTTCGGCATCCTCTCCGACGTGAAGATCCGACGCTACTTCGAACTCGGCTGCGAGGTCAAAGCCCTCGGCCGAGGCCACATCCAGCGAATCAAGAAAGAGGTCAAAGCTTCGCAATAG
- a CDS encoding plasmid pRiA4b ORF-3 family protein, with the protein MARLKGIAMIYQIKIALDGIRPPIWRRVQVPAEMTLAELHEVIQLAMGWEDCHLHEFQIGHDRYGVPMDDDFGSDLDADEAKVQLDDVVRREKAKFRYTYDFGDNWRHTLTVEKILEAEPGVAYPVCLTGKRACPPEDCGGPWGYESLLEAKKHPKDPRCAELLEWAGPFDPEAFDLDAVNARLQPPRRPPCP; encoded by the coding sequence TTGGCACGATTGAAAGGGATCGCCATGATCTATCAGATCAAGATCGCGCTCGACGGCATTCGCCCGCCCATCTGGCGGCGCGTCCAGGTGCCGGCCGAGATGACGCTGGCCGAGTTGCACGAGGTGATCCAGCTCGCCATGGGCTGGGAGGACTGCCATCTCCACGAGTTCCAGATCGGCCACGATCGCTATGGCGTCCCGATGGACGATGATTTCGGCAGCGATCTGGACGCCGATGAGGCCAAGGTGCAACTGGACGACGTAGTCAGGCGGGAGAAGGCCAAGTTCCGCTACACGTACGACTTCGGCGACAACTGGCGGCACACGCTGACGGTCGAGAAGATCCTCGAGGCCGAGCCGGGCGTCGCCTATCCCGTCTGCCTGACCGGCAAGCGGGCCTGCCCGCCCGAAGACTGCGGCGGGCCCTGGGGCTACGAAAGCCTCCTCGAAGCGAAGAAGCACCCGAAAGACCCACGCTGCGCTGAACTGCTCGAATGGGCCGGCCCCTTCGACCCCGAGGCCTTCGACCTCGACGCCGTCAACGCCCGCCTCCAACCCCCCCGACGCCCGCCCTGCCCATAG
- a CDS encoding DUF2961 domain-containing protein, with the protein MGHGRVSHLIGLLMVVLLGCPATQADAVRQAPGIEELYRLDRLATFRDSVKVASVSSYDRSGGNDDGFSGRYSFVRKEPGGLVLADLEGPGVIYRIWTPTPTDDVMEFYFDGEAEPRIRVKFRELFMGTHPAFERPLVGYGAGGFYSYVPLPYARSCKVFIRAEHMQFYQINYATYPEATGIETFSAKPTAAQRTHIEKAKALFGSAGKDISAYVVTEGGAVETIASKVTLKAGQAATLVNLDRPGRIVGIRIGPAEALAGKKRDVVLRAYWDGDRTPAIVSPAGDFFGYAWGEPAMKSLLAGTADGVSYCYFPMPFDRSARIELYAEPQLDRTVSVEAEVLFVPIARRQNEGRFYALWRRENPTTLGEPFTFLETEGRGHLVGCVQQSQAFETGGTYYFEGDDQTTIDGGLVIHGTGSEDFYNGGWYDVPGRWETQRSFVLSGCLGYKKHLGRTGGYRIMLGDAYAYRQSILQTIEHAPTNNDMLNDYCGLTYLYSQDRPTCDFALPPADQRAVLDPERIVFATWWNVPIYSFSLRNATLTKEGIQHEGREVRFLSMRARDTATFGPHSISFTCELPAAGTYRIRLDVVKGPQQGKVQLFLDEAPVGPELDLFSEERHPARDQYIGTLDLEQGPNNLMFKITGKNEKSQGLGFDLTNIICERQSREVIAAQSSQRAVEPEVMQRVYEEARTPFKYGVILKSQDGRKLDCPSVFHHGSKWYMVYIVFDGDGYETAIADSDDLLTWRPLGTILPFRKEGWDAVQAAGYIALQDTTWDGSYELGTYDGKYWISYIGGALKGYETDPLAIGVAWTNDPTAPVPWQRLGEPVLSRDQGDVRPWESLTQYKSNILHDKDRTLGYPFVMFYNGKAKGSPERIGMAVSHDMRQWRRYGTEPVIDNQTGISGDPQVVRMGDVWVMFYFGAFWRPKAFDTFACSYDLVHWTKWEGPDLVEPSEPYDETYAHKPWLIRHDGVVYHFYCAVGDQGRVIALATSKDLRPKAAR; encoded by the coding sequence ATGGGGCATGGCAGGGTCTCTCATTTGATCGGGCTTCTGATGGTCGTACTGCTGGGCTGTCCGGCGACGCAGGCGGACGCTGTAAGGCAGGCGCCGGGGATTGAAGAACTGTATCGACTCGATCGGCTCGCCACGTTCCGCGACTCGGTCAAGGTGGCGTCCGTATCGAGCTACGACCGCTCGGGCGGCAACGACGACGGGTTCAGCGGCCGGTACTCGTTCGTCCGAAAGGAACCCGGCGGCCTGGTCCTGGCCGACCTCGAAGGGCCGGGCGTCATCTATCGCATCTGGACCCCGACGCCGACGGACGACGTGATGGAGTTCTACTTCGACGGCGAGGCCGAGCCCCGCATCCGCGTGAAGTTCCGCGAGCTGTTCATGGGCACGCATCCGGCCTTCGAGCGGCCGCTGGTCGGCTACGGGGCCGGCGGGTTCTACAGCTACGTCCCCCTGCCCTATGCCAGGAGCTGCAAGGTCTTCATCCGGGCCGAGCACATGCAGTTCTACCAGATCAACTACGCCACGTATCCCGAAGCGACGGGGATCGAGACGTTCAGCGCCAAACCGACGGCCGCGCAGCGAACGCACATCGAGAAGGCCAAGGCCCTGTTCGGCTCGGCGGGCAAGGACATCAGCGCGTACGTCGTTACCGAAGGCGGCGCGGTTGAGACAATCGCGTCGAAGGTGACCCTGAAGGCCGGACAGGCGGCGACGCTGGTGAACCTGGATCGCCCCGGTCGGATCGTGGGGATACGCATCGGCCCTGCCGAGGCGCTGGCGGGCAAGAAGCGTGACGTCGTGCTGCGGGCCTACTGGGACGGCGACCGCACGCCCGCCATCGTCAGCCCGGCCGGCGACTTCTTCGGATACGCCTGGGGCGAGCCGGCCATGAAATCGCTGCTGGCAGGCACCGCCGACGGCGTCAGCTACTGCTATTTCCCCATGCCGTTCGACCGGTCGGCGCGAATCGAACTGTACGCCGAGCCGCAGTTGGATCGAACCGTCTCCGTCGAGGCGGAGGTGTTGTTCGTGCCCATCGCCCGCCGCCAGAACGAAGGCAGGTTCTACGCCCTGTGGCGACGGGAGAACCCGACGACCCTGGGCGAGCCCTTCACCTTCCTTGAGACCGAGGGACGCGGCCACCTCGTCGGCTGCGTCCAGCAATCGCAGGCCTTCGAGACCGGCGGCACCTACTACTTCGAAGGCGACGACCAGACGACGATCGACGGCGGACTGGTCATTCACGGCACCGGCTCGGAAGACTTCTACAACGGCGGCTGGTACGACGTCCCCGGCCGCTGGGAGACGCAGCGCTCGTTCGTCCTGAGCGGCTGCCTGGGCTACAAGAAGCACCTCGGACGCACCGGCGGCTATCGGATCATGCTGGGCGACGCCTACGCCTATCGCCAGAGCATCCTGCAGACCATCGAGCACGCCCCGACGAACAACGACATGCTCAACGACTACTGCGGCCTGACTTATCTCTACTCGCAGGACAGACCCACGTGCGATTTCGCGCTGCCGCCGGCCGATCAGAGGGCGGTCCTCGACCCGGAACGAATCGTCTTCGCCACATGGTGGAACGTCCCGATCTATTCGTTCTCGCTGCGCAACGCGACGCTGACCAAGGAAGGCATCCAGCACGAGGGACGCGAGGTGCGCTTCCTGTCGATGCGGGCCAGAGACACCGCCACATTCGGCCCGCACTCGATCTCGTTCACGTGCGAGCTTCCGGCGGCCGGCACGTATCGCATCCGTCTGGACGTGGTCAAAGGGCCCCAGCAAGGCAAGGTGCAGTTGTTCCTCGATGAGGCACCGGTGGGGCCTGAGCTGGACCTGTTCAGCGAAGAACGACACCCCGCCAGGGACCAGTACATCGGCACGCTGGATCTGGAGCAGGGGCCGAACAACCTGATGTTCAAGATCACGGGCAAGAACGAGAAATCCCAGGGCCTCGGCTTCGACCTGACCAACATCATCTGCGAGCGTCAGAGCCGAGAGGTGATCGCGGCCCAGTCGAGCCAACGAGCGGTCGAGCCGGAGGTGATGCAGCGCGTCTATGAGGAAGCCAGGACACCATTCAAGTACGGCGTCATCCTCAAGAGCCAGGACGGCAGGAAGCTCGACTGTCCCAGCGTCTTTCATCACGGCTCGAAATGGTACATGGTCTACATCGTCTTCGACGGCGACGGCTACGAGACCGCCATCGCCGACAGCGACGACCTGCTGACCTGGCGGCCACTGGGCACGATCCTGCCCTTCCGCAAGGAGGGATGGGACGCCGTGCAGGCGGCCGGCTACATCGCGCTGCAGGACACGACGTGGGACGGATCGTACGAGCTGGGAACCTACGACGGCAAGTACTGGATCAGCTATATCGGCGGCGCGCTGAAGGGCTACGAGACCGACCCCCTGGCCATCGGCGTCGCCTGGACAAACGACCCCACCGCCCCGGTCCCCTGGCAGCGACTCGGCGAGCCCGTGCTGTCGCGCGATCAGGGCGACGTGCGGCCGTGGGAGAGCCTGACCCAGTACAAGAGCAACATCCTCCACGACAAGGACCGCACGCTCGGCTATCCGTTCGTGATGTTCTACAACGGCAAGGCCAAAGGCAGCCCCGAGCGGATCGGCATGGCCGTCTCCCATGACATGCGGCAGTGGCGCCGCTACGGGACCGAGCCGGTGATCGACAACCAGACCGGCATCTCGGGCGACCCGCAGGTGGTGCGGATGGGCGACGTCTGGGTGATGTTCTACTTCGGAGCGTTCTGGCGTCCGAAGGCCTTCGACACGTTCGCCTGCTCCTACGATCTGGTCCACTGGACCAAGTGGGAGGGCCCCGATCTGGTAGAGCCGTCGGAGCCCTACGACGAAACCTACGCCCACAAGCCCTGGCTCATCAGACACGACGGCGTCGTCTACCACTTCTACTGCGCCGTCGGCGACCAGGGACGCGTCATCGCCCTGGCCACGTCGAAGGACCTCCGTCCCAAGGCAGCCCGTTAG
- a CDS encoding LamG domain-containing protein: MPTVGRCAVGIALLLLWVSALAASVADFEYPSALRDAYDADGDCWVGMGIAGEYPVPVRPERWLVGPPPSGLSAVTMPTDDWVELLFSGTIVRADGNDVEVGEWGQAGEEATVFLTDGVDQEYAVGVAKAKLYKMQALSHIGLSLADVVTPFAPRGLRLVALDRGGGAPGFDVAYVRARVSRACGPRADHPDPVHRADGVGPTATLVWTPACDAVAQSVYLSEVRSWVESGDPAVRLCVVPGDVNCVEPNGLALNTTYYWRVDAEGLEPGDVWSFTTSDHIVLDDFNDYGITGGFLYETWRSSGMARVGEELLYARRSCPQSMRFAYYYDSIRFSETHRRFSPPQDWTQAGAQALAFWLYGMPGNDTKGEMYAVVGDANAEQRVTFDGDRGILARPEWTAWWIPLADFNAVDLTAVERVGLGFVWSSAQPGQFGEGTVFVDDLSLYSSMCLEERRPTGDLTGDCRVDHRDVMQMAMEWLDTRGRMVDVVAPSVPVLWYRFDGNVNDSAGVAHGEIQGRPLFEPGVCGQAIRFANPGDAVTVPNAPVVFSGIREAITIAFWQRGDDSPHRTDTICCSDYEYGRSHPSIAIHLGCWRDPGQYRWDCGTPWSFANRVAGHHRSKREWAGRWNHWTFTKDVRVGPEGAEGLMRVYLNGVLYDSRTGTDSPIEGIKSFQIGSGWYGHYDGLIDDFRIYDYALSEAEIAYLASDGTAQLPWDTGLAADLDGSRTVDFGDFAILADQWLDNQLWP, encoded by the coding sequence ATGCCGACGGTAGGACGGTGCGCCGTGGGGATTGCGCTACTGCTGCTCTGGGTCTCTGCGCTGGCGGCTTCTGTGGCGGACTTCGAGTACCCTTCGGCCCTGCGAGATGCCTACGACGCGGACGGGGATTGCTGGGTCGGCATGGGGATCGCGGGGGAGTACCCGGTTCCGGTCCGCCCGGAGCGGTGGCTCGTTGGACCGCCGCCGTCCGGTCTTTCGGCCGTCACGATGCCGACGGACGACTGGGTGGAATTGCTGTTCTCCGGCACGATCGTGCGGGCCGACGGCAACGACGTCGAAGTCGGCGAGTGGGGTCAGGCCGGTGAGGAGGCGACCGTGTTCCTCACCGACGGCGTAGACCAGGAGTACGCCGTGGGCGTGGCGAAGGCCAAGCTCTACAAGATGCAGGCCCTCAGCCACATCGGCCTGTCTCTTGCCGATGTGGTCACTCCGTTTGCTCCTCGCGGGCTGCGTCTGGTGGCCCTGGATCGCGGCGGCGGCGCGCCGGGGTTTGACGTGGCGTACGTGCGGGCCCGTGTTTCGCGCGCGTGTGGTCCCAGGGCGGACCATCCCGACCCCGTCCACCGGGCCGATGGCGTTGGCCCGACGGCCACGCTCGTCTGGACGCCTGCCTGTGATGCGGTCGCCCAGAGCGTGTACCTCAGCGAGGTGCGGTCGTGGGTCGAGTCAGGCGATCCCGCTGTGCGGCTTTGCGTCGTTCCCGGCGACGTCAACTGCGTCGAACCGAACGGACTGGCGTTGAATACGACCTACTACTGGCGTGTGGATGCCGAGGGACTCGAGCCCGGCGACGTCTGGTCCTTCACCACGAGCGATCATATCGTGCTGGACGACTTCAACGACTACGGCATCACCGGCGGCTTCCTCTATGAGACCTGGCGTTCGAGCGGCATGGCGCGTGTCGGCGAGGAGCTGTTGTACGCCCGTCGAAGCTGTCCGCAGTCGATGAGGTTCGCTTACTACTACGACAGCATCCGCTTTTCCGAGACGCATCGCCGGTTCAGTCCGCCGCAGGACTGGACGCAGGCAGGGGCTCAGGCGCTGGCGTTCTGGTTGTATGGCATGCCGGGCAACGACACCAAGGGCGAGATGTATGCCGTCGTCGGCGATGCGAACGCCGAACAGCGAGTGACCTTCGACGGGGACAGAGGGATTCTGGCGCGTCCGGAGTGGACGGCATGGTGGATTCCGCTGGCCGACTTCAACGCCGTCGATCTGACGGCGGTCGAACGGGTCGGCCTGGGGTTCGTCTGGTCGTCGGCCCAGCCGGGCCAGTTCGGAGAGGGGACGGTTTTTGTCGATGATCTGAGCCTGTATTCGTCGATGTGTCTGGAAGAACGGCGACCGACGGGCGACCTGACGGGCGATTGCCGGGTCGATCATCGCGACGTGATGCAGATGGCGATGGAGTGGCTCGATACGCGCGGCCGTATGGTGGACGTGGTCGCGCCGAGCGTTCCGGTGCTGTGGTATCGCTTCGACGGCAATGTCAACGATAGTGCCGGAGTCGCCCACGGAGAGATCCAGGGGCGTCCGCTGTTCGAGCCCGGCGTCTGCGGACAGGCCATTCGCTTCGCCAATCCGGGTGACGCCGTGACGGTCCCGAATGCCCCGGTGGTCTTCAGTGGAATCCGAGAGGCGATCACGATCGCCTTCTGGCAACGCGGCGACGACTCGCCCCATCGAACCGACACGATCTGCTGCTCGGATTACGAATACGGTCGATCGCATCCTTCGATCGCGATCCACCTCGGCTGCTGGCGTGACCCAGGTCAGTACCGCTGGGATTGTGGCACGCCGTGGTCGTTCGCCAACCGCGTGGCAGGCCATCACCGTTCCAAACGCGAATGGGCTGGGCGGTGGAACCACTGGACGTTCACGAAGGACGTCCGGGTCGGCCCGGAGGGCGCCGAGGGCCTGATGCGGGTCTATCTCAACGGGGTGCTCTACGACAGCCGGACGGGGACGGATTCGCCCATCGAAGGGATCAAGTCATTCCAGATTGGCTCCGGCTGGTATGGGCACTACGATGGTCTGATCGACGACTTCCGGATCTATGATTACGCCCTGTCGGAGGCGGAGATCGCCTATCTGGCCAGCGATGGGACGGCCCAGCTTCCGTGGGATACCGGTCTTGCGGCCGATCTGGACGGCAGCCGGACCGTGGATTTCGGCGATTTCGCCATCCTGGCCGACCAATGGCTCGACAACCAGCTCTGGCCCTGA